From the Solanum pennellii chromosome 4, SPENNV200 genome, one window contains:
- the LOC107017594 gene encoding bZIP transcription factor 60 — translation MIDNIDDIINWDDVDHIFHNVLDNPDDDQFTLHDSSPQSFQQIEQLLMNDDDFGLVSDPQFAAEFLSDFLVDSPLHSDHSHSPAEQAIGFSDPKVSSADQDKHKVSQSPSDGDDELNNHDPVDKKRKRQLRNRDAAVRSRERKKLYVRDLELKSRYFESECKRLGFVLQCCLAENQALRFSLHNSSANGVSMTKQESAVLFLESLLLGSLLWFLGITCLLILPSQTWSVPEENQGSRNHVLLVPIKEGKKTSRILLFLSFMMSKRCKASRSRMKLNPHTLGVVM, via the exons ATGATCGATAACATCGATGATATCATCAACTGGGACGATGTAGATCACATCTTCCACAACGTTCTAGACAATCCCGACGATGATCAATTCACTCTTCATGATTCCTCCCCACAGTCATTCCAGCAGATCGAGCAGCTTCTTATGAACGATGACGATTTCGGTCTTGTCTCTGATCCTCAGTTTGCTGCCGAATTTCTTTCCGACTTCCTCGTCGATTCTCCTCTCCACTCCGATCATTCTCACTCTCCTGCTGAACAAGCCATTGGATTCTCCGATCCCAAGGTTTCTAGTGCCGATCAGGACAAACACAAGGTTTCCCAGTCGCCTTCTGACGGCGACGACGAACTAAACAACCATGACCCCGTCGATAAGAAGCGCAAGAG GCAATTGAGGAACAGAGATGCAGCTGTGAGGTCACGAGAGAGGAAGAAGTTGTACGTTAGGGATCTTGAGTTGAAGAGTAGATACTTTGAATCAGAATGCAAAAGGCTGGGGTTTGTTCTCCAGTGCTGTCTTGCTGAAAATCAAGCTTTACGCTTTTCTTTGCATAATAGCAGTGCTAATGGTGTTTCTATGACCAAGCAGGAGTCTGCCGTGCTCTTTTTGG AATCCCTGCTGTTGGGTTCCCTGCTTTGGTTCCTGGGCATCACATGCCTGCTCATTCTACCCAGCCAAACCTGGTCAGTTCCAGAAGAAAATCAGGGAAGCAGAAACCACGTGCTTCTGGTTCCAATAAAGGAGGGAAAAAAGACTAGTCGGATTTTGTTGTTCCTGTCCTTCATGATGAGCAAAAGATGCAAAGCTTCAAGATCGAGGATGAAGCTCAACCCCCATACCTTGGGAGTTGTGATGTGA